GTGCAGGCTGATGAGAGCCTGGCTCTTACCTCCACTGAGAATCTCCTCAATCTTGCCCAGGTGGGATTGCTCTGCGGGCAGCACAAAGGTCAAGACTATGCCTGAGTTGTTGGCACGTGCCGTCCTGCAAGGAGACAGCCCAGCCTGCACTCTGATCCGAGTTCTGCAGGGCACCCACAGTCCAGGTGCCTGGCCCGCCACATCCCAGCCCTCCTACCTGCCAGCCCGATGAATGTAGGCCTCGGGGGTGAGTGGGAGATCAAAATTGAGCACAGCACACACATGGTGGAAGTCTATGCCACGAGCCACACCTGCCTCTGGGTCAGACGCCCTGCAGGGAGACTTCCGACCATCAGACCCTCCTCCCCTCTGCTGGTAATCACAAGCTTATTTAATCAGCAAGATTTCTAAATAAAGccttgtatggaaccacaagaccCTGACACATCTAAGACACTAATGTCAGAACtttccaggagctggggtggcagTGGGGATCAAACCCTTGCCCTGACCTCAGCTTAGGGCAACAGCAGAACTGAGAACCACTCCTGGCCAGCCAATCTCTCAAGCAGACAGACACTGGAGGTTCCCTTTTCCCTCCAACAAGTCATAGCTGCACACCCAAAAGCAGGCTCGGCTGTGTCCCTTGCAGGACAGTGAGCCAACCACCCAGGCAGCTGAGCCAGGGCTCTGTGCATGATGCTAGCAGCCAGGCCTGGAATGTCTGGCTTCCTGCTCTGGCACCTGGTTTTGCCTTCTGAAAGGTTGGGAGCAGATCTCCCTGGGGAGGACTCACCTGTCCCCCTTGGGTCCTTTGCCCCGACGCCTGCCCTTGACTGGGGCCCCCAGGACTTCGGCATCAGTCGCTATGACACAATCGTAGAAGCCTTGGTTGAACTGTGAGATGATGTGGCATCTGTGCCCCAAAAGCAAAGGGAGGATCAGGCCCAAGAGCAGACTGGAGGCCGCTCCCACCCCAACACTGTGGTGACCACCATGCTCTGACCCTACCCTCTCCTTAAACTCCTTCCCAGCTTAATATTTGCACCTCAACTTCCTCAGTTGAAGATGGAGTAACAGGTGCCTCAGAATCATGAAGGAGAAAGTCAGAGAGCTGGTCAAGAGAGCCAGGCCTGAGAGCTTAAGAAGCAGGAACATCAGCCGTGTCCCCTTTGCAACCCCTACCTCCAACCACCCCACCCTGAAACCAGCTGTGCATACCTGGAGTGCAGTGGAAGCTCCCCATTGAGCACACAGGTGGGGATGCTGAATTGCTCCAAAAACAGGCGCAGTCGGTAGCTCCGCTCAAGAGTGTTGACAAAGAGGAGAGACTTGCCCCGAATCAACGACAACTTGAGTAGGGCATACAGCAACAGAAACTTCTCCTCCTCTGTTCCACAGACCACCTGATACTGCTCTAACTGGTCTGGTCCTGGCAGCTGGGACTCCTGTAGCTTGAGGGTAACCTAGGGGAGGACAGGCCTGTggtcagggaagaagaaaaaacagaaatgctACTACAAGCCAGTGACCAGCCAATAACACAAATGTGTTAGTGTAAGGCCCCTCATGGCTGTGTGAACAGATGACATAAAACTACATAGAAAGCATAAGGGGCCAGAAAAGGGAGAAACACACATGTGACTGAAGTGCAGAGGAAGGCCCTGCAGCAAAACCTTCCAGGAAAGTGCAGGGTCCTTGCTCAGGTGGTTCCATGAAGCATGGTTTGAATCCCCTGCAAAGAATATCTGAAACTAAGTAGTGATTTTAGATGGTTGGGGGACATGTTGACAGCTACCAGCTTCTAGTACCTCAGAACCAGGGAGACTAAACCAGTAATGACTGTCCCTCCCAAAATATTAAAGTGTTCCTTTGAAGGAGGATCAAATCCTGAATATCATACATGAGTGGTTCAAGACATTTCCACGGTGCCCTTACCGGGTTATGCAGTACCAGCTCCTTGAGCGCTTGTACATCTTCATTAAAAGTAGCTGACATCAGAAAAGCCTGGTAAATTCGGGGCAAATGACTAAAACGAAACAGAGCCCCATCAGAGTCCAGCTCCAAGGGTCTCTGTTCACCTGAACTGGCCACCCCACTCCAGGCTCTCATGTCTATTCACAACCCCATCTGCCTCTTCCCTACCAGAGAAGACTCTTGACCTCCTCCTCAAAgccaaaggagaaaagaagatcAGCCTCATCCACCACCAGCAGCTCCAAGGAGTCTTGCAGCTTCAAGCTGTCTTGCTGCAGGCTGTTTAAGATTCGAGACGGGGTCCCCACCACTACGtcaggcttctccatcagcacagCTCTGCGGACAGGCAACGCCTCGGTATTGGAGAGAAGGTGGCAGCTGGGACCTCACCCCAGACCAGCCCTCTGTCCTACCGCACACAAACCCAATCTCACATTGCTATGAAGCCTTATTGCCTACAGCTCTGTTGCTCTCACCCACCTATGAGAGGCTGAATCTTCAGTGGCTGAGACATTGGCCACCCGGATGTCTCGAGCACAGTAGGCAGCCAGCTGCTGAATCATGGACTGGGCCTGCCGTGCCAGTTCCTTGGTGGGCACAAGCACAAGACCTCTCACAGCCTGCTCTACTGCAGGGCCTGTCTGCAAGAGTACAAATGAAAGACTTCAGCCAGTCAGTTTTGTGTCATCATGGCCACCTAATGCTTTTCTCTACCTCTTCCAGGCAATCTGACCCAGTTCTTGTGACTTCAAAACAACAATTTAGCTGTATTCAGATCAACCCCTTGCTTACATCTACCCACCTCAAAACACAGAATAGAAGGTAATCTTTCCTCAGGGACTGGCCCTCAAAAACAACAGCTTACTACTTTATAGTTATGTAGCTACTTAAAATGCACCAGTAAGGGCACTGTAGTTTCACAATAATTCTACAAGCTAGAGAAAGAAATGGGCCCACTTTCTACAGAACGAGGAGAAATTCATTTGCTCAAAATTATGCAAAATGGTAGTAGCGGAGACTGTGCCCAAGGAACCTGAATTCCAGCCCTAAGCGCCACCACACAGCCCAGGTTCCGCAGGCCGCCCACGGCGGCTCCTCCCACGACGCACCGCCTTCCTGCGGAGCAGCAGCTGCAGCATCGGAAGGGCATAGGCGGCCGTCTTCCCCGAGCCCGTGCGGGCTCGGGCCAGGAGGTCCTTCC
This is a stretch of genomic DNA from Manis pentadactyla isolate mManPen7 chromosome 7, mManPen7.hap1, whole genome shotgun sequence. It encodes these proteins:
- the DDX56 gene encoding probable ATP-dependent RNA helicase DDX56 isoform X1 is translated as MADSVVLGFEHMGLDPRLLQAVTDLGWSRPTLIQEKAIPLALEGKDLLARARTGSGKTAAYALPMLQLLLRRKATGPAVEQAVRGLVLVPTKELARQAQSMIQQLAAYCARDIRVANVSATEDSASHRAVLMEKPDVVVGTPSRILNSLQQDSLKLQDSLELLVVDEADLLFSFGFEEEVKSLLCHLPRIYQAFLMSATFNEDVQALKELVLHNPVTLKLQESQLPGPDQLEQYQVVCGTEEEKFLLLYALLKLSLIRGKSLLFVNTLERSYRLRLFLEQFSIPTCVLNGELPLHSRCHIISQFNQGFYDCVIATDAEVLGAPVKGRRRGKGPKGDRASDPEAGVARGIDFHHVCAVLNFDLPLTPEAYIHRAGRTARANNSGIVLTFVLPAEQSHLGKIEEILSGEDGTPVLLPYQFRMEEIEGFRYRCRDAMRSVTKQAIREARLKEIKEELLHSERLKAYFEDNPRDLQLLRHDLPLHPAVVKPHLGHVPDYLVPPALRSLIHPHKKRKKLSSKKAKKAKTQNPLRSFRHRGEERRPTAAPS
- the DDX56 gene encoding probable ATP-dependent RNA helicase DDX56 isoform X2 yields the protein MADSVVLGFEHMGLDPRLLQAVTDLGWSRPTLIQEKAIPLALEGKDLLARARTGSGKTAAYALPMLQLLLRRKATGPAVEQAVRGLVLVPTKELARQAQSMIQQLAAYCARDIRVANVSATEDSASHRAVLMEKPDVVVGTPSRILNSLQQDSLKLQDSLELLVVDEADLLFSFGFEEEVKSLLCHLPRIYQAFLMSATFNEDVQALKELVLHNPVTLKLQESQLPGPDQLEQYQVVCGTEEEKFLLLYALLKLSLIRGKSLLFVNTLERSYRLRLFLEQFSIPTCVLNGELPLHSRCHIISQFNQGFYDCVIATDAEVLGAPVKGRRRGKGPKGDRASDPEAGVARGIDFHHVCAVLNFDLPLTPEAYIHRAGRTARANNSGIVLTFVLPAEQSHLGKIEEILSGEDGTPVLLPYQFRMEEIEGFRYRCRDAMRSVTKQAIREARLKEIKEELLHSERLKAYFEDNPRDLQLLRHDLPLHPAVVKPHLGHVPDYLVPPALRSLIHPHKKRKKLSSKKAKAKTQNPLRSFRHRGEERRPTAAPS